The region TGCACCAGTTCGAAATCGCGACTGGCTTGCGGCAATTCGTTCAGCTTCTGCGCGGCCGATTTCATTTGCTCGTATTCGAGCAGGCGGCGCATCAATTCGGCGCGCGGGTCCTCTGCGTTTTCTTCCTCGCTGGCCTTGGGCAGACGCGGCAACAGCATGCGCGATTTGATCTCGATCAGTACCGCCGCCATCAGCAGGTATTCGGCCGCCAGTTCCAGCCGGTGCTGCTGCATCGCCTCGATGTAGACCATGTATTGCTTGGTAAGCGACGCCATCGGGATATCGAGCACGTCTAGGTTGTGCTTGCGGATCAGATACAGCAGCAGATCCAGCGGTCCCTGAAAGGACTCCAGCACCACCTCCAGCGCGTCCGGCGGAATGTACAAATCCAGCGGCATCTCCATCATCGGTTCGCCGTGGACATGTGCCAGTGGCACTGTTTTCAATTCAGGTTCGGTCATATCGCATCAGTGTTTGCAACAGTCTTGTTGTAACTGAATCGGCGGGCACGGCACCGTGCCGTATGAGCAGAAGACACAGCAGTCGCCGGATTTGGGACGCAGCACCGTGTTACAGGCAGTGCATTCATAAAAAAACTGGCAGGCATCGGTCGGCATGGTCTCTTCTTTCATCGCACCACAGTGCGGGCAGGTGAGTACCGATTGCAGGATCGCTTCCATGGCGCTTAACTGTATCCCAGGCCCATCGCCTCGCGCACGTCACGCATGGTTTCGCCGGCCAGCTTGCGCGCTTTCTCGCAGCCGTCGGCAATGATGTTGCGCACCAGGCTAGGGTCGTCCAGATAGAGCTGCGCCCGTTCACGCATGGGTTTCTGTTCTTCCAGTACGGCGTCGATGACAGGCTGTTTGCATTCGATGCAGCCGATGCCCGCACTGCGGCATCCCTGCTGTGCCCACTGTTTGATGGCGTCGGTGGAATACACCTGATGCAATTGCCATACCGGGCATCTGTCCGGATTGCCAACATCGGTGCGCCGGATGCGCGCCGGGTCGGTGGGCATGGTGCGGATCTTCTTGCTTACATCGGCCTCGTCCTCGCGCAGGCTGATGGTGTTGCCGTAGGACTTGGACATCTTCTGGCCGTCCAGCCCCGGCATTTTCGATGCGGCGGTCAGCATGGCTTGCGGCTCCGACAGGATCATTTTGCCACCGCCCTCGAGGAAGCCGAACAAACGCTCGCGGTCGCCCAGACTCAGGCTCTGCTGCTCGTCCAGCAACGACTTGGCGGATTCCAGCGCTTCGCTGTCGCCCTGCTCCTGGAAGCGCGTGCGCAATTCTTTATAAAGTTTGGCTTTTTTGCCACCCAGCTTTTTGATTGCGGCTTCCGCCTTTTCCTCGAAACCCGTTTCACGCCCGTAGATATGGTTGAAGCGACGCGCCAACTCGCGGGTGAATTCGATGTGCGGCACCTGGTCTTCCCCCACCGGTACCTGGGTGGCGCGATAGATCAGGACATCCGAACTCATCAGCAGCGGATAGCCCAGGAAGCCATAAGTTGAAAGATCCTTGCTGGACAGTTTTTCCTGCTGGTCCTTGTACGTCGGCATACGTTCCAGCCAGCCCAGCGGGGTGATCATGGAAAGCAGCAGATGCAGCTCGGCATGTTCCGGCACGCGCGACTGGATGAACAGCGTAGCCTGTGCCGGATCGACGCCCGCACCGAGCCAATCGATGACCATGTCCCACACGTTCTGCTCGATGATTTGCGGTGTGTCGTAGTGTGTGGTCAATGCATGCCAGTCGGCCACGAAAAACAGGCACTCGTACTGGTGCTGCATCTGCACCCAATTCTTTAACACACCATGGTAATGCCCCAGGTGCAGACTGCCCGTGGGGCGCATTCCGGATAAAACTCGATCAGCGAACATATGCCTGCTTCAAATTAAAAAATTGTTTCAATCATGCGGATGAATGAGCTCACCAGCGGCGAGAGTATCCAGCTCAGGATCGGCTGCCCTCCAACCGGTACCACTGCCAGCACGATCAGAATGACCATCCCGTAAGGTTCCATCTTCGCCAACTGGAAAGATTGCCGGTGCGGCAGCAGGCTTATTGCAACGCGTCCGCCGTCCAGCGGGGGCAGGGGCAACAGGTTCAGCACCAGCAAAATGGCGTTGATTGTAACTCCGAACTGCGCCATGCCTAACAATGGCTCGGCAAAATAACTGCCCGGCATGCTCAAAGCCACCTTGAACATGGCGCCCCAGAATAGCGCCATGACCAGATTGGCGGCGGGACCGGCCAGTGCGACCCACAGCATGTCCTTCTTGGGGTGGCGCAAGGCCGAAAAGTTGACCGGCACCGGCTTGGCCCAACCGAACAGAATGCCTCCCACAAACAGGGTCAGCAGCGGCAACAAGATCGTGCCAATGGGATCGATATGGCGCAGTGGATTGAGCGAAATACGCCCCTGTGCGTATGCCGTCATATCGCCGAAATGGCGGGCCGCATAGCCGTGCGCTGCTTCGTGCAAGGTGATGGCAAACAGCACAGGTATGGCTGCAAGCGCTATGGTTTGGATCAGTGCGTCGAAATTCATTTATTCCTCTATTCCCAAATGAGCGATGGGTCCCTTGCCGCGCCGCACCAATACCGGCGCATCGTTTGTCAGATCGATCACGGTGGTCGATTCCCCCCCTACTATTCCGCCTTCAATAACCAGTTCGACGAGTTTCTCCAGATGTTCGCGTATCTCCGCCACATCGGTCAACGGGTTATCTCCCCCCGGCAAGATCAGCGTGGTACTGAGCAGCGGCTCCCCCAATTCCTCCAGCAACGCCAGCGCAACCGGGTGATCGGGTATGCGCAAACCTATCGTGCTGCGTTTGGGATGCTGCAAGCGCCGCGGGACTTCCTTCGTCGCTTCCAGAATGAACGTGTAACTGCCAGGCGTGTTGTTTTTCAGCAGCCGAAACTGCGCGTTGTCTACCCTTGCATAGTGCGCCAGTTCAGACAGGTCGCGACACACCAATGTCATCAGGTGTTTTTCGTCCAGGCCGCGTATCTGGCGTATGCGTGCGACAGCCTCCTTGTCGTCCAGATGGCAGCCGATCGCGTAGCCGGAGTCGGTGGGGTAAACGATCACCGCACCGTTGCGCAGCATCTCCGCTGCCTGTTTGATCAGGCGCGGCTGGGGATTGTCCGGGTGTATGGAAAAGAATTGCGCCATAAATTAAGCCGCAGTCCCTTCCCAAAGCGTCCATACCGGGCGACACTCCAGCGGAAAATCCGGCAAACGTCCAAGGTCGCGGTAACTTTCTTCCGGACCGTGAAAATCCGAGCCGCAGGAACACAACAGATCGAATTCCTTGGCATAACGCGCGAACTCGGCATATTGAGGCGGCGTATGACTGCCGCTCACCACTTCGATGCCCTGCCCGCCCAGTTCGACGAATTCTTTCAGCAGTTCGAGCAAGGTCGTCTTGCCCATCGCGTTGCGTCCGGCGGTATAACGACCCGGATGTGCCAGCACGGCGACGCCTCCGCTGCCATTGATCCACGAGATTGCATCCTGCAAATCCGCCCAGGTATGCGGAACATAACCCGGCTTGCCCTTGACCAGATAGCGGTTGAAGACACTGCGCACATCCTTGCAGTGCCCGGCCTCGACCAGATAACGCGCAAAATGGGTGCGCCCGATCATGTCCGGATTGGAGGCATAGCGTAAAGCACCTTCCAGCACACCGCCGATACCGCAACGTGCCATCGAATCCGCCATCAGTTCGGCACGATGTCTGCGTCCGCTGCGTATGCCGCGCAGGCCTTCAGCCAATGCTGCATTTTGGGGATCGATGTGCAGGCCGACGATATGCAGGGTGTGCTTGCGCCAGGTAACCGAGATCTCGACGCCGTTGACGAATTCGATGCCATGTTGTGCGGCAACCCCGGCGGCTTCCGTAAGTCCCGCCACGTCATCGTGATCGGTCAGCGCCAGCACTTTGACTTCGCGTCCGGCAGCACGCGTTACCAGTTCGGTCGGTGTCAGTGTGCCGTCCGAGACGTTGGAATGGCAATGCAGGTCGTAGTCCAGCATCAGAGGTCACCGCCGCCCTTCTTCATGACTTTGCCCTCTTCGGCACGTTTGCGGCGTATTTCTTTCGGATCGGCAATCAGCGGACGATAGATTTCTACGCGATCCTTCTCGCGCAACACGGTGTCAGCCTTGCTCAATTTGCCGAAGATGCCGAACTTGTTTTTTCCAAGGTCAATCTCCGGAAACTTGGCCAGAATGCCGGAAAGTTTGACTGCTTCAGCAATGGTTGTGCCTTTGGGCACTTCCGACTTGAGCAGAACCTGCTCGGCAGGCAAGGCATAGACCAATTCCACGTATATTTTTTCGTCACTCATTTTTTACATAGACCTTGTCGGCACGATGGATAAAGGCATCCACAAAACTGTTGGCGATATGATGAAACACCGGCCCCACCAGCTTTTCGAGCAATTTGTTGGAGAATTCATATTGCAAACGGAACTCTATTTTACAGGCTTCATCGTTCAAGGGGATGAATTGCCAACTGCCTTCCAGATGTTTGAACGGGCCGTCCATCAAGGCGATGTTGATCTGGTGGGGCGGAGTACGCTGGTTTTTGGTGCTGAAATGCTGCCTGATATGGTGGTAGTCGATATGCAACGTGGCATGCATCGTCGTACCCTGCATTTCGTTGATGGTCGCCCCGCCACACCAGGGCATGAACTGCGGGTAATTTTCCACTTCGTCCACCAGCTTGAACATCTGTTCCGCCGTGTGCGGAACCAATACCGTTTTCTCTACCAGAGCCATGCTTTACCGAGCCGCCAATCAAAGGCTGGTAGAATATCGCAACATCAAGCAAAACACATCTTTACATGAGCATCATCCAGAACAAAAAAGCCTACCACGAGTACTTCATTGAAGAAAAACATGAAGCCGGCATCATGCTGGAAGGCTGGGAAGTAAAAGCCATCCGTGCCGGAAGGGCTCAACTCAAGGAAGCCTACGTCACCATCATGGACGGCGCGCTGTACCTGTTCGGCTCCCACATCAGCCCCCTGCTGAATGCCTCCACCCACATCCATCCCGACCCCGTTCGCACCCGCAAGCTGTTGATGCACAAGCATGAAATCGACAAGCTCATCGGCAAAGTGCAGCGCGCCGGCTATACCATCATGCCGCTGGACATGCACTACAAGGGCAGCCACGTCAAACTGGAAATCGGCCTGGCGAAAGGCAAGAAGGAGCATGACAAGCGCGCAACGGAACGAGAAAAGGACTCGAAACGAGAAGCTGCCAACGCAATGAAGAAAGAACGGCGCTAATCCGTATTTTTACACATGCGAAAACCATCCCTCCAGCAACGCCTGAGAGCAAAGAATCGTAGCCAGTCATTCATCGTAGCCGTCACCTGGTACACCGAGGAATCCTGGGCTCAGGTGAAGGCCACCGCAACAGATCCTGAATGCTTTGAAGCGTCGTTTCCAAAATGGGAAGCAACGGCAGTCAAAGCCCGCAGGGAGTTCCAGCGTTCAGGTGTTCGCGCGATTGAATGCCAAATTGCCCCTGAAGAGTTCTTTGATTGGTGCGCGCTGAATAGCCAGAATAACAACTCCACATCAAGGGCCGAGTTTGTCTCGACAAAGTTGACTGAAGCCCTTGAGACCAAAGCCTAACCCTGCAAGGATGCGTGGCTTTGCTATATTGCCACCTCCATTACAGATAGAATGGCTCGACTCACACTGTTTATCTTGCTGTTGCTCTTTGCAGCCAACGCCCAAGCCTAAGGACCAACCATGAACGACGCGACTCAAACCGCCTACCTCTCCGGCGGCTGCTTCTGGGGAATGGAAGAACTGGTGCGCCAAATCCCCGGCGTGCTGGAAACTGAAGTCGGCTACACCGGCGGCAATACACCGAATGCCAACTATGACGTCGTAAAAACCGGAAACAGCGGCCATGCCGAGTCGCTGAAGATCGTATTCGATCCCGAACTGCTCTCCTACCGCCACTTGCTGTTCGAGTTCTTCCGCATGCACAACCCCACCACACTAAACCGGCAAGGCAACGACGTCGGCACGCAATACCGCTCGGCGATCTTCTATTTCGACGAAGCGCAAAAAAGTACCGCAGAGGAAGTCATTTCGACCGTGGATGCATCGGGCGACTGGAAAGCAAAAGTGATCACCGAAGTCGTGCCCTTCATCGCGTTTTACCGCGCGGAGAACTATCACCAGAAATACCTAGTCAAGCATCCCCAGGGCTACACCTGCCACTACATGCGCAGCATGAATCTGGGTGAATAGCTTGTACAACCTCTTGGACTCAATGGAACTCCTTGACTTTCGGCTAGTCTGCTCCCAACCGAGGAAGACCAAACCGTAGGTCTGTAGCAGAACAGTGACATTAAAGTAATGGGCAGGTCACACCCCGTTAGTCTAAAATGCGCCTTTGTTTTTTTCAGGCCTTATTGTGAGTTATCGCGAAATGAAAAGATTCTTTGCATTCATCATGGTGGCAATAGTTACCATGTCTCTTGCAGGTTGCTTCGGGTCAGGCGCCTCCTCCGCTCCCCAACCTACCAATGTTGCGGTCGCAGCCAAGGACAGCAGGGTTGTCGTGACATGGGACTCAATCCCGGGTGTCACATACTGGGTATTTACAGCGGCTGGAACCGGTGTTACGCCGACAAATTGCTCCTCAATGGCTGTTTGCGGTACGACGCTCTATGCGACGTCGCCCCAAACTGTCTCCTCGTTACCCGGAACCTACGGGACCTTCGGAACCGTGCCGTTGACTAACGGCGTACAGTATTCCTTTACCGTCAACGGAAGAATCAATGGCGGGCCCGGTGGTCCCGGCTCTCCCGCGATAGAAGCCACACCCCGGCTGGCAGGTAATATATGGAACACGGGGCCGAGCGCAGGTACAACCGATCTGCGCGGCGTTGCTTATGGTGCAGGTT is a window of Sideroxydans sp. CL21 DNA encoding:
- a CDS encoding ScpA family protein yields the protein MTEPELKTVPLAHVHGEPMMEMPLDLYIPPDALEVVLESFQGPLDLLLYLIRKHNLDVLDIPMASLTKQYMVYIEAMQQHRLELAAEYLLMAAVLIEIKSRMLLPRLPKASEEENAEDPRAELMRRLLEYEQMKSAAQKLNELPQASRDFELVQVLIERTVIERLPYVTVEDLRHAWLALLTRAKVNAHHRVRREELSVREQMTKVLRQLRNTDFVSFESLFEVDATIPMLVVTFIAILELAKENLVEITQTETLGNIYVRTSRAITAE
- a CDS encoding GDCCVxC domain-containing (seleno)protein — translated: MEAILQSVLTCPHCGAMKEETMPTDACQFFYECTACNTVLRPKSGDCCVFCSYGTVPCPPIQLQQDCCKH
- a CDS encoding tryptophan--tRNA ligase — its product is MFADRVLSGMRPTGSLHLGHYHGVLKNWVQMQHQYECLFFVADWHALTTHYDTPQIIEQNVWDMVIDWLGAGVDPAQATLFIQSRVPEHAELHLLLSMITPLGWLERMPTYKDQQEKLSSKDLSTYGFLGYPLLMSSDVLIYRATQVPVGEDQVPHIEFTRELARRFNHIYGRETGFEEKAEAAIKKLGGKKAKLYKELRTRFQEQGDSEALESAKSLLDEQQSLSLGDRERLFGFLEGGGKMILSEPQAMLTAASKMPGLDGQKMSKSYGNTISLREDEADVSKKIRTMPTDPARIRRTDVGNPDRCPVWQLHQVYSTDAIKQWAQQGCRSAGIGCIECKQPVIDAVLEEQKPMRERAQLYLDDPSLVRNIIADGCEKARKLAGETMRDVREAMGLGYS
- a CDS encoding site-2 protease family protein codes for the protein MNFDALIQTIALAAIPVLFAITLHEAAHGYAARHFGDMTAYAQGRISLNPLRHIDPIGTILLPLLTLFVGGILFGWAKPVPVNFSALRHPKKDMLWVALAGPAANLVMALFWGAMFKVALSMPGSYFAEPLLGMAQFGVTINAILLVLNLLPLPPLDGGRVAISLLPHRQSFQLAKMEPYGMVILIVLAVVPVGGQPILSWILSPLVSSFIRMIETIF
- a CDS encoding L-threonylcarbamoyladenylate synthase, which encodes MAQFFSIHPDNPQPRLIKQAAEMLRNGAVIVYPTDSGYAIGCHLDDKEAVARIRQIRGLDEKHLMTLVCRDLSELAHYARVDNAQFRLLKNNTPGSYTFILEATKEVPRRLQHPKRSTIGLRIPDHPVALALLEELGEPLLSTTLILPGGDNPLTDVAEIREHLEKLVELVIEGGIVGGESTTVIDLTNDAPVLVRRGKGPIAHLGIEE
- a CDS encoding 3',5'-nucleoside bisphosphate phosphatase, which gives rise to MLDYDLHCHSNVSDGTLTPTELVTRAAGREVKVLALTDHDDVAGLTEAAGVAAQHGIEFVNGVEISVTWRKHTLHIVGLHIDPQNAALAEGLRGIRSGRRHRAELMADSMARCGIGGVLEGALRYASNPDMIGRTHFARYLVEAGHCKDVRSVFNRYLVKGKPGYVPHTWADLQDAISWINGSGGVAVLAHPGRYTAGRNAMGKTTLLELLKEFVELGGQGIEVVSGSHTPPQYAEFARYAKEFDLLCSCGSDFHGPEESYRDLGRLPDFPLECRPVWTLWEGTAA
- a CDS encoding RnfH family protein codes for the protein MSDEKIYVELVYALPAEQVLLKSEVPKGTTIAEAVKLSGILAKFPEIDLGKNKFGIFGKLSKADTVLREKDRVEIYRPLIADPKEIRRKRAEEGKVMKKGGGDL
- a CDS encoding type II toxin-antitoxin system RatA family toxin; protein product: MALVEKTVLVPHTAEQMFKLVDEVENYPQFMPWCGGATINEMQGTTMHATLHIDYHHIRQHFSTKNQRTPPHQINIALMDGPFKHLEGSWQFIPLNDEACKIEFRLQYEFSNKLLEKLVGPVFHHIANSFVDAFIHRADKVYVKNE
- the smpB gene encoding SsrA-binding protein SmpB; this encodes MATSSKTHLYMSIIQNKKAYHEYFIEEKHEAGIMLEGWEVKAIRAGRAQLKEAYVTIMDGALYLFGSHISPLLNASTHIHPDPVRTRKLLMHKHEIDKLIGKVQRAGYTIMPLDMHYKGSHVKLEIGLAKGKKEHDKRATEREKDSKREAANAMKKERR
- the msrA gene encoding peptide-methionine (S)-S-oxide reductase MsrA encodes the protein MNDATQTAYLSGGCFWGMEELVRQIPGVLETEVGYTGGNTPNANYDVVKTGNSGHAESLKIVFDPELLSYRHLLFEFFRMHNPTTLNRQGNDVGTQYRSAIFYFDEAQKSTAEEVISTVDASGDWKAKVITEVVPFIAFYRAENYHQKYLVKHPQGYTCHYMRSMNLGE